In Xyrauchen texanus isolate HMW12.3.18 chromosome 23, RBS_HiC_50CHRs, whole genome shotgun sequence, a genomic segment contains:
- the LOC127663110 gene encoding RNA-binding motif protein, X chromosome-like isoform X4 encodes MKDRETNKSRGFAFVTYENPGNAKDAAREMNGKPLDGKPIKVEQATKPQFESSGLRGPTTVHPRSRGSARGPRGSRGAPSGMRGPPSREPYFKGMSSRGPPVKRGPPVRNGGPPPKRSAPLGPMGRPPMSRDRDPYGPPPRRESLISRRDDGLPPHDDHYSTRDGYSSRDYMSSRDTRDYARPQDYPYQEYPSHSSSRDEYGSVSRGYSDRDGFGGGREPRGYMERLSSGSYRDPYDGYGNSRSTPPSRGLPPSYSGSSGSSRYDDYGSSSRDGYGSRDRYPSSRSDPYCGSRGDRPGRQERGPPPPLDRGYPPREYRRSNRGMPRGGVRGGDRADRGMARSRY; translated from the exons ccccTTGATGGAAAGCCTATTAAAGTAGAACAGGCCACAAAACCCCAGTTTGAGTCTTCAGGGCTTCGCGGTCCAACAACTGTTCATCCACGGAGTCGTGGCTCTGCCAGAGGACCACGAGGGTCCAGAGGAGCACCAAGTGGAATGCGTGGACCACCAAGCAGAG AACCCTATTTTAAAGGCATGTCGTCCAGAGGCCCACCAGTGAAGAGAGGACCCCCAGTGCGGAACGGAGGCCCTCCTCCCAAGAGATCCGCACCATTGGGGCCAATGGGCAGAC CACCAATGTCAAGGGACAGGGATCCATATGGCCCCCCTCCACGTAGAGAATCCCTGATTTCAAGGAGGGATGATGGTCTTCCACCACATGATGACCACTATAGTACTAGAGACGG TTACTCCAGCCGTGACTACATGAGCTCACGTGACACCCGGGACTATGCTCGACCACAAGATTACCCATACCAGGAGTATCCAAGCCATTCCAGTTCCAGAGATGAATATGGCTCTGTGTCCAGAGGTTACAG TGATCGTGATGGATTCGGTGGCGGACGAGAGCCCAGGGGTTATATGGAGCGGCTGAGTTCAGGCTCCTACAGAGACCCTTATGATGGTTATG GTAACTCACGAAGCACCCCACCCTCAAGGGGTCTCCCTCCATCCTACAGTGGGAGTAGTGGAAGCAGTCGTTATGACGACTATGGCAGCAGTTCCCGGGATGGATATGGCAGTCGCGACCGTTATCCCAGCAGTCGGAGTGACCCATACTGCGGTAGTCGTGGTGACCGACCGGGTAGGCAAGAGCGGGGACCACCTCCCCCTCTTGATAGAGGCTATCCTCCTCGTGAATACAGAAGATCAAACCGTGGGATGCCTCGGGGTGGTGTCCGTGGAGGCGATCGGGCAGATAGAGGAATGGCCAGGAGCCGATACTGA